Part of the Imperialibacter roseus genome, AAGCCAATACCCATAGTAAAATACTTCCTGTCGCCCTTTTGTGGGGTTTCGTAGTGGTAGCCAGCACGGGCAGCAAACACATCCTTGTACCAGTATTCCACGCCAATTGAAGAGATAATCTCATTTACCTCCTCCGAGAAACCATCAGGTGCGTCACCAAACGACCCAAACATGCCGCTTAGTAATGGGCGGTCAGGATCATTGCCTCTCTTGATCTTATTCTTGGTAGGGTCGTTAGGGTCGGGAATAAAATTACCATCGGCATCTGTTTCGTAAATCGGCGGCGACGGTACCATTAATTTATTGAAATCCAAAGCGATAGTGATGGTGTTAAAGGCATCCAAATCGGTCTTAAAAGCCGCTCCCAACCGCAAATTGATTGGAATGAAATCTTCGTTGTCGACACTGCTATATGTAAGCTTCTGTCCGATATTTGAAATGTGAGCACCTGCCGATATGTTGGAGTTGCGCCCGCTAAGCACCAGGTCCTTTGTGTAATAGGAGCCTACATCCACAGCCACACTCGTGCCTGCTTTGGCATCCGGCGATGAGGAAAAGCTTCCTGAGAGATTAGAATGAATAAAACGGCCTGTGACACCCAGCCCCAACTCTTCGCTCAGCTTCCTTGAATAGGTGGCATCTACAGCAAATTCTCTTGGATTGAAGGTATTAAGAGGCGCACCTGTATTGTCAGTCAACTGTATCTCGCCAAGATCAAAATACCGCATGCTTAACGCCACTGCCTGCACCCGGTCTATTTTTTTATAACCCGACAGGTACGACAACGACATGTCATTCACAATTTTGGCCAACCAGGGAGTGTAAGAAATGGCAAACCCCATGTCCTGTTCAATGAAGGCAAGCTTACCGTTGTTCCAGTGTACTGAGTTGGCGTCGGTGGAAGTGGCTACCCCAACATCACCCATGGCAGCCCCTCTCGCATCAGGCGCAAACCCGAGAAAAGGCACTGCTGTGGAAATAACCCGCCGACTTGTGTCCTGACCAGAAATAACTGCACCAGGCTGTGCATAGCTACAAAAGCTTAAAAAAATTAAGCCAAAAGCAACAAATACACCTGCATTCACGTGCCTGGAAGAATTCAGGGAAGGCTTTTCTATTGTATGTATCTTCAATGTATAAAAATCAATTGGTGAGTATTAGTTTGCCAAAAGCAATATTTTGATTTAAATCTTCTTCGTCAACTACAATCAGTCGGTAAATATAAATACCATTTTCGATTCTTCGGCCATTATAGTTCCTGTTCCACTCCGGGCTTTCGACAAAACCCCCTGAATTGTTGGCTTGCCACTCCATTTTGTCGACTACCGCTCCACGTTGATCCACCAACTCCATGCTTATGCTCAGCAAATGATCGCCCCTGTCGTGTTCCAGCCTAAAGGTAATGGATTCTGTGGCCGGGTTAGGAAAACTGAGAACGTTCTTTATCCTCACTTTAGTGTCTTCCGAAACTACAAAATCTATGATATTTTCAGCAACATTGGAAAAAGTATCAAAAGCTCTCACCTTGAGGCGATGCTTTCCTTTGGTTAGTGTTCCAAGAGGATAGAGGACTGTTCCACTGGTGAAATCGTCCAGATTTGAAACATAATAGTCGTTCAGGATAACTGGCTCCTGTTCGTCTATTTGATAAGTGATGTTCTGCCCTATAGCCTTCCCTGAAATATTAATTCCGCTCTCATCTGCCAATTTTACCATCAGCAATGGATTGGCATTTACCCTGTCGCCGGATCGAAATGAGTCGTCATTGATAAAAGCCTGTATGGCCGGACTTTTAGCGTCGGCGAAAGCTGGGGGCTTCGACCCGCCAAGGTAAAAATCAATTGTAGCACCGTTCCCATCCAAAAGGCCGCTTTCGGGCTGGGCATACATAGTAATTTTTCCCCTTGTCTGCTGGTATGAAATATTTTTTGGCACAACAAATTCGTATGAAAACTCCCCTTGCGTGATTGACACCTTTCCTC contains:
- the porV gene encoding type IX secretion system outer membrane channel protein PorV encodes the protein MKIHTIEKPSLNSSRHVNAGVFVAFGLIFLSFCSYAQPGAVISGQDTSRRVISTAVPFLGFAPDARGAAMGDVGVATSTDANSVHWNNGKLAFIEQDMGFAISYTPWLAKIVNDMSLSYLSGYKKIDRVQAVALSMRYFDLGEIQLTDNTGAPLNTFNPREFAVDATYSRKLSEELGLGVTGRFIHSNLSGSFSSSPDAKAGTSVAVDVGSYYTKDLVLSGRNSNISAGAHISNIGQKLTYSSVDNEDFIPINLRLGAAFKTDLDAFNTITIALDFNKLMVPSPPIYETDADGNFIPDPNDPTKNKIKRGNDPDRPLLSGMFGSFGDAPDGFSEEVNEIISSIGVEYWYKDVFAARAGYHYETPQKGDRKYFTMGIGFRYQVFGIDFAYLVPQVQNHPLAETLRFSLLFNFDKATPTSTTPDS